A genomic stretch from Carassius auratus strain Wakin chromosome 35, ASM336829v1, whole genome shotgun sequence includes:
- the LOC113054006 gene encoding putative per-hexamer repeat protein 5 isoform X46 → MMARVYFSLIAVLLCLFGYLSITHAFQKRTAVKTGHCPLPENIPPCAESCIHDGQCPATQKCCPVTGGFACSEPRGQGRGQASCHGKGEGRGEGKGEGRGEGKGEGRGEGKGEGRGEGKGEGRGEGKGEGRGEGKGEGRGSGKGEGRGEGQGEGRGEGQGEGRGEGQGEGRGEGQGEGRGEGQGEGRGEGQGEGRGSGQGEGRGEGQGEGRGEGQGEGRGEGQGEGRGEGQGEGRGSGQGEGRGEGKGEGRGEGQGEGRGEGQGEGRGSGQGEGRGEGRGEGRGSGRGEGRGSGRGEGRGSGNGEGRGEGRGSGQGEGRGSGQGEGRGSGQGEGRGSGQGEGRGEGQGEGRGEGQGEGRGEGQGEGRGEGQGEGRGSGQGEGRGEGRGEGRGSGQGEGRGEGRGSGNGEGRGEGRGSGKGEGRGEGKGEGRGQGQGRGQGQGRGEGRGEGRGEGRGEGRGEGRGEGRGEGRGEGRGEGRGEGRGEGRGEGRGEGRGSGQGEGRGDGRGEGRGSGNGEGRGEGKGEGRGEGKGEGRGEGKGEGRGDGRGSGQGEGRGEGKGEGRGEGKGEGRGEGRGEGRGEGRGEGRGEGRGEGRGEGRGEGRGEGKGEGRGSGWGEGRGEGHGSGRDQESGPGTGCGCGQGPRCGQGNGHGS, encoded by the exons TGAAGACGGGTCATTGTCCCCTACCAGAGAATATTCCACCGTGTGCTGAAAGCTGTAtccatgatggccagtgtcctgccacaCAAAAATGTTGCCCAGTCACCGGtggctttgcatgcagtgaaccaCGTGGTCAGGGAAGAGGTCAGGCAAGTTGTCATGGCAAGGGAGAAGGTCGTGGTGAAGGCAAGGGAGAAGGTCGTGGTGAAGGCAAGGGAGAAGGTCGTGGTGAAGGCAAGGGAGAAGGTCGTGGTGAAGGCAAGGGAGAAGGTCGTGGTGAAGGCAAGGGAGAAGGTCGTGGTGAAGGCAAGGGAGAAGGTCGTGGAAGCGGCAAGGGAGAAGGTCGTGGTGAAGGCCAGGGAGAAGGTCGTGGTGAAGGCCAGGGAGAAGGTCGTGGTGAAGGCCAGGGAGAAGGTCGTGGTGAAGGCCAGGGAGAAGGTCGTGGTGAAGGCCAGGGAGAAGGTCGTGGTGAAGGCCAGGGAGAAGGTCGTGGAAGCGGCCAGGGAGAAGGTCGTGGTGAAGGCCAGGGAGAAGGTCGTGGTGAAGGCCAGGGAGAAGGTCGTGGTGAAGGCCAGGGAGAAGGTCGTGGTGAAGGCCAGGGAGAAGGTCGTGGAAGCGGCCAGGGAGAAGGTCGTGGTGAAGGCAAGGGAGAAGGTCGTGGTGAAGGCCAGGGAGAAGGTCGTGGTGAAGGCCAGGGAGAAGGTCGTGGAAGCGGCCAGGGAGAAGGTCGGGGAGAAGGCAGGGGAGAAGGTCGTGGAAGCGGTCGGGGAGAAGGTCGTGGAAGCGGTCGGGGAGAAGGTCGTGGAAGCGGCAATGGAGAAGGTCGGGGAGAAGGTCGTGGAAGCGGCCAGGGAGAAGGTCGTGGAAGCGGCCAGGGAGAAGGTCGTGGAAGCGGCCAGGGAGAAGGTCGTGGAAGCGGCCAGGGAGAAGGTCGTGGTGAAGGCCAGGGAGAAGGTCGTGGTGAAGGCCAGGGAGAAGGTCGTGGTGAAGGCCAGGGAGAAGGTCGTGGTGAAGGCCAGGGAGAAGGTCGTGGAAGCGGCCAGGGAGAAGGTCGGGGAGAAGGCAGGGGAGAAGGTCGTGGAAGCGGTCAGGGAGAAGGTCGGGGAGAAGGTCGTGGAAGCGGCAATGGAGAAGGTCGGGGAGAAGGTCGTGGAAGCGGCAAGGGAGAAGGTCGGGGTGAAGGCAAGGGAGAAGGTCGTGGCCAGGGACAAGGTCGTGGCCAGGGACAAGGTCGTGGTGAAG GTCGTGGTGAAGGCAGGGGAGAAGGTCGTGGTGAAGGCAGGGGAGAAGGTCGTGGTGAAGGCAGGGGAGAAGGTCGTGGTGAAGGCAGGGGAGAAGGTCGTGGTGAAGGCAGGGGAGAAGGTCGTGGTGAAGGCAGGGGAGAAGGTCGTGGAAGTGGCCAGGGAGAAGGTCGGGGAGACGGTCGTGGTGAAGGTCGTGGAAGTGGCAATGGAGAAGGTCGTGGTGAAGGCAAGGGAGAAGGTCGTGGTGAAGGCAAGGGAGAAGGTCGTGGTGAAGGCAAGGGAGAAGGTCGGGGAGACGGTCGTGGAAGTGGCCAAGGAGAAGGTCGTGGTGAAGGCAAGGGAGAAGGTCGTGGTGAAGGCAAGGGAGAAG GTCGTGGTGAAGGCAGGGGAGAAGGTCGTGGTGAAGGCAGGGGAGAAGGTCGTGGTGAAGGCAGGGGAGAAGGTCGTGGTGAAGGCAGGGGAGAAGGTCGTGGTGAAG GCAAGGGAGAAG GTCGTGGAAGCGGCTGGGGAGAAGGTCGTGGTGAAGGTCATGGAAGTGGTCGTGACCAGGAAAGTGGTCCGGGAACTGGTTGTGGATGTGGTCAAGGTCCGAGATGTGGTCAAGGAAATGGTCATGGGTCTTAA
- the LOC113054006 gene encoding putative per-hexamer repeat protein 5 isoform X43: MMARVYFSLIAVLLCLFGYLSITHAFQKRTAVKTGHCPLPENIPPCAESCIHDGQCPATQKCCPVTGGFACSEPRGQGRGQASCHGKGEGRGEGKGEGRGEGKGEGRGEGKGEGRGEGKGEGRGEGKGEGRGEGKGEGRGSGKGEGRGEGQGEGRGEGQGEGRGEGQGEGRGEGQGEGRGEGQGEGRGEGQGEGRGSGQGEGRGEGQGEGRGEGQGEGRGEGQGEGRGEGQGEGRGSGQGEGRGEGKGEGRGEGQGEGRGEGQGEGRGSGQGEGRGEGRGEGRGSGRGEGRGSGRGEGRGSGNGEGRGEGRGSGQGEGRGSGQGEGRGSGQGEGRGSGQGEGRGEGQGEGRGEGQGEGRGEGQGEGRGEGQGEGRGSGQGEGRGEGRGEGRGSGQGEGRGEGRGSGNGEGRGEGRGSGKGEGRGEGKGEGRGQGQGRGQGQGRGEGRGEGRGEGRGEGRGEGRGEGRGEGRGEGRGEGRGEGRGEGRGEGRGEGRGSGQGEGRGDGRGEGRGSGNGEGRGEGKGEGRGEGKGEGRGEGKGEGRGDGRGSGQGEGRGEGKGEGRGEGKGEGRGEGRGEGRGEGRGEGRGEGRGEGRGEGRGEGRGEGRGSGQGEGRGEGKGEGRGSGWGEGRGEGHGSGRDQESGPGTGCGCGQGPRCGQGNGHGS, encoded by the exons TGAAGACGGGTCATTGTCCCCTACCAGAGAATATTCCACCGTGTGCTGAAAGCTGTAtccatgatggccagtgtcctgccacaCAAAAATGTTGCCCAGTCACCGGtggctttgcatgcagtgaaccaCGTGGTCAGGGAAGAGGTCAGGCAAGTTGTCATGGCAAGGGAGAAGGTCGTGGTGAAGGCAAGGGAGAAGGTCGTGGTGAAGGCAAGGGAGAAGGTCGTGGTGAAGGCAAGGGAGAAGGTCGTGGTGAAGGCAAGGGAGAAGGTCGTGGTGAAGGCAAGGGAGAAGGTCGTGGTGAAGGCAAGGGAGAAGGTCGTGGAAGCGGCAAGGGAGAAGGTCGTGGTGAAGGCCAGGGAGAAGGTCGTGGTGAAGGCCAGGGAGAAGGTCGTGGTGAAGGCCAGGGAGAAGGTCGTGGTGAAGGCCAGGGAGAAGGTCGTGGTGAAGGCCAGGGAGAAGGTCGTGGTGAAGGCCAGGGAGAAGGTCGTGGAAGCGGCCAGGGAGAAGGTCGTGGTGAAGGCCAGGGAGAAGGTCGTGGTGAAGGCCAGGGAGAAGGTCGTGGTGAAGGCCAGGGAGAAGGTCGTGGTGAAGGCCAGGGAGAAGGTCGTGGAAGCGGCCAGGGAGAAGGTCGTGGTGAAGGCAAGGGAGAAGGTCGTGGTGAAGGCCAGGGAGAAGGTCGTGGTGAAGGCCAGGGAGAAGGTCGTGGAAGCGGCCAGGGAGAAGGTCGGGGAGAAGGCAGGGGAGAAGGTCGTGGAAGCGGTCGGGGAGAAGGTCGTGGAAGCGGTCGGGGAGAAGGTCGTGGAAGCGGCAATGGAGAAGGTCGGGGAGAAGGTCGTGGAAGCGGCCAGGGAGAAGGTCGTGGAAGCGGCCAGGGAGAAGGTCGTGGAAGCGGCCAGGGAGAAGGTCGTGGAAGCGGCCAGGGAGAAGGTCGTGGTGAAGGCCAGGGAGAAGGTCGTGGTGAAGGCCAGGGAGAAGGTCGTGGTGAAGGCCAGGGAGAAGGTCGTGGTGAAGGCCAGGGAGAAGGTCGTGGAAGCGGCCAGGGAGAAGGTCGGGGAGAAGGCAGGGGAGAAGGTCGTGGAAGCGGTCAGGGAGAAGGTCGGGGAGAAGGTCGTGGAAGCGGCAATGGAGAAGGTCGGGGAGAAGGTCGTGGAAGCGGCAAGGGAGAAGGTCGGGGTGAAGGCAAGGGAGAAGGTCGTGGCCAGGGACAAGGTCGTGGCCAGGGACAAGGTCGTGGTGAAG GTCGTGGTGAAGGCAGGGGAGAAGGTCGTGGTGAAGGCAGGGGAGAAGGTCGTGGTGAAGGCAGGGGAGAAGGTCGTGGTGAAGGCAGGGGAGAAGGTCGTGGTGAAGGCAGGGGAGAAGGTCGTGGTGAAGGCAGGGGAGAAGGTCGTGGAAGTGGCCAGGGAGAAGGTCGGGGAGACGGTCGTGGTGAAGGTCGTGGAAGTGGCAATGGAGAAGGTCGTGGTGAAGGCAAGGGAGAAGGTCGTGGTGAAGGCAAGGGAGAAGGTCGTGGTGAAGGCAAGGGAGAAGGTCGGGGAGACGGTCGTGGAAGTGGCCAAGGAGAAGGTCGTGGTGAAGGCAAGGGAGAAGGTCGTGGTGAAGGCAAGGGAGAAG GTCGTGGTGAAGGCAGGGGAGAAGGTCGTGGTGAAGGCAGGGGAGAAGGTCGTGGTGAAGGCAGGGGAGAAGGTCGTGGTGAAGGCAGGGGAGAAGGTCGTGGTGAAGGTCGTGGAAGTGGCCAAGGAGAAGGTCGGGGTGAAGGCAAGGGAGAAG GTCGTGGAAGCGGCTGGGGAGAAGGTCGTGGTGAAGGTCATGGAAGTGGTCGTGACCAGGAAAGTGGTCCGGGAACTGGTTGTGGATGTGGTCAAGGTCCGAGATGTGGTCAAGGAAATGGTCATGGGTCTTAA
- the LOC113054006 gene encoding putative per-hexamer repeat protein 5 isoform X39 → MMARVYFSLIAVLLCLFGYLSITHAFQKRTAVKTGHCPLPENIPPCAESCIHDGQCPATQKCCPVTGGFACSEPRGQGRGQASCHGKGEGRGEGKGEGRGEGKGEGRGEGKGEGRGEGKGEGRGEGKGEGRGEGKGEGRGSGKGEGRGEGQGEGRGEGQGEGRGEGQGEGRGEGQGEGRGEGQGEGRGEGQGEGRGSGQGEGRGEGQGEGRGEGQGEGRGEGQGEGRGEGQGEGRGSGQGEGRGEGKGEGRGEGQGEGRGEGQGEGRGSGQGEGRGEGRGEGRGSGRGEGRGSGRGEGRGSGNGEGRGEGRGSGQGEGRGSGQGEGRGSGQGEGRGSGQGEGRGEGQGEGRGEGQGEGRGEGQGEGRGEGQGEGRGSGQGEGRGEGRGEGRGSGQGEGRGEGRGSGNGEGRGEGRGSGKGEGRGEGKGEGRGQGQGRGQGQGRGEGRGEGRGEGRGEGRGEGRGEGRGEGRGEGRGEGRGEGRGEGRGEGRGEGRGSGQGEGRGDGRGEGRGSGNGEGRGEGKGEGRGEGKGEGRGEGKGEGRGDGRGSGQGEGRGEGKGEGRGEGKGEGRGEGRGEGRGEGRGEGRGEGRGEGRGEGRGEGRGEGRGSGQGEGRGEGKGEGRGEGKGEGRGEGKGEGRGEGRGSGWGEGRGEGHGSGRDQESGPGTGCGCGQGPRCGQGNGHGS, encoded by the exons TGAAGACGGGTCATTGTCCCCTACCAGAGAATATTCCACCGTGTGCTGAAAGCTGTAtccatgatggccagtgtcctgccacaCAAAAATGTTGCCCAGTCACCGGtggctttgcatgcagtgaaccaCGTGGTCAGGGAAGAGGTCAGGCAAGTTGTCATGGCAAGGGAGAAGGTCGTGGTGAAGGCAAGGGAGAAGGTCGTGGTGAAGGCAAGGGAGAAGGTCGTGGTGAAGGCAAGGGAGAAGGTCGTGGTGAAGGCAAGGGAGAAGGTCGTGGTGAAGGCAAGGGAGAAGGTCGTGGTGAAGGCAAGGGAGAAGGTCGTGGAAGCGGCAAGGGAGAAGGTCGTGGTGAAGGCCAGGGAGAAGGTCGTGGTGAAGGCCAGGGAGAAGGTCGTGGTGAAGGCCAGGGAGAAGGTCGTGGTGAAGGCCAGGGAGAAGGTCGTGGTGAAGGCCAGGGAGAAGGTCGTGGTGAAGGCCAGGGAGAAGGTCGTGGAAGCGGCCAGGGAGAAGGTCGTGGTGAAGGCCAGGGAGAAGGTCGTGGTGAAGGCCAGGGAGAAGGTCGTGGTGAAGGCCAGGGAGAAGGTCGTGGTGAAGGCCAGGGAGAAGGTCGTGGAAGCGGCCAGGGAGAAGGTCGTGGTGAAGGCAAGGGAGAAGGTCGTGGTGAAGGCCAGGGAGAAGGTCGTGGTGAAGGCCAGGGAGAAGGTCGTGGAAGCGGCCAGGGAGAAGGTCGGGGAGAAGGCAGGGGAGAAGGTCGTGGAAGCGGTCGGGGAGAAGGTCGTGGAAGCGGTCGGGGAGAAGGTCGTGGAAGCGGCAATGGAGAAGGTCGGGGAGAAGGTCGTGGAAGCGGCCAGGGAGAAGGTCGTGGAAGCGGCCAGGGAGAAGGTCGTGGAAGCGGCCAGGGAGAAGGTCGTGGAAGCGGCCAGGGAGAAGGTCGTGGTGAAGGCCAGGGAGAAGGTCGTGGTGAAGGCCAGGGAGAAGGTCGTGGTGAAGGCCAGGGAGAAGGTCGTGGTGAAGGCCAGGGAGAAGGTCGTGGAAGCGGCCAGGGAGAAGGTCGGGGAGAAGGCAGGGGAGAAGGTCGTGGAAGCGGTCAGGGAGAAGGTCGGGGAGAAGGTCGTGGAAGCGGCAATGGAGAAGGTCGGGGAGAAGGTCGTGGAAGCGGCAAGGGAGAAGGTCGGGGTGAAGGCAAGGGAGAAGGTCGTGGCCAGGGACAAGGTCGTGGCCAGGGACAAGGTCGTGGTGAAG GTCGTGGTGAAGGCAGGGGAGAAGGTCGTGGTGAAGGCAGGGGAGAAGGTCGTGGTGAAGGCAGGGGAGAAGGTCGTGGTGAAGGCAGGGGAGAAGGTCGTGGTGAAGGCAGGGGAGAAGGTCGTGGTGAAGGCAGGGGAGAAGGTCGTGGAAGTGGCCAGGGAGAAGGTCGGGGAGACGGTCGTGGTGAAGGTCGTGGAAGTGGCAATGGAGAAGGTCGTGGTGAAGGCAAGGGAGAAGGTCGTGGTGAAGGCAAGGGAGAAGGTCGTGGTGAAGGCAAGGGAGAAGGTCGGGGAGACGGTCGTGGAAGTGGCCAAGGAGAAGGTCGTGGTGAAGGCAAGGGAGAAGGTCGTGGTGAAGGCAAGGGAGAAG GTCGTGGTGAAGGCAGGGGAGAAGGTCGTGGTGAAGGCAGGGGAGAAGGTCGTGGTGAAGGCAGGGGAGAAGGTCGTGGTGAAGGCAGGGGAGAAGGTCGTGGTGAAGGTCGTGGAAGTGGCCAAGGAGAAGGTCGGGGTGAAGGCAAGGGAGAAGGTCGGGGTGAAGGCAAGGGAGAAGGTCGGGGTGAAGGCAAGGGAGAAG GTCGGGGAGAAGGTCGTGGAAGCGGCTGGGGAGAAGGTCGTGGTGAAGGTCATGGAAGTGGTCGTGACCAGGAAAGTGGTCCGGGAACTGGTTGTGGATGTGGTCAAGGTCCGAGATGTGGTCAAGGAAATGGTCATGGGTCTTAA